The Gemmatimonadaceae bacterium genome contains a region encoding:
- a CDS encoding glycosyltransferase family 1 protein produces MVRKLTLGISGWRLHGQRTGIARYLLSIIEQLTPEIVQDRFASITVYTPRSLASSQIQLPAGVRERVLRSRLPLLPWENFRLGPAAGDDVVFYPAYSRALAARGATVVTTHDATMKVVPTMFDRRARYLYAPLYGWSARAATVVLTTSEAARRDIVAAWNVEGEKIRVTPLAAATSFAPLGDSADRGELRATMLGEDVPYFLIVGKATGRRNIPELMRGFLAFKRQTTLPHRLLVTGPDYSIELARRTADEIGVGDDVMTRPYVRDDELNVLYNCAEAFITPSVYENGSLPVFEAQAAGTPVISVDTDGTREVTGGAALFMSALTAHEVANALSTIAGDLELRRDLSLRGLANSRQYSWERCARETLDACYDAAQMHRS; encoded by the coding sequence ATGGTCAGGAAGCTGACGCTGGGCATCAGTGGATGGCGCTTGCATGGGCAGCGCACCGGCATCGCCCGGTATCTGTTGAGCATCATCGAGCAACTCACGCCCGAAATCGTGCAGGATCGATTCGCCTCGATCACCGTTTATACGCCGCGTTCGCTGGCATCGTCTCAGATTCAGCTGCCTGCGGGCGTCAGGGAGCGCGTCCTCCGCTCACGCCTCCCGCTGCTCCCATGGGAGAACTTTCGCCTCGGTCCGGCGGCCGGCGACGACGTCGTGTTCTACCCCGCGTACTCGCGGGCGCTGGCAGCGCGTGGTGCGACCGTCGTCACGACGCACGACGCAACGATGAAAGTAGTCCCCACGATGTTCGACCGGCGTGCGCGATACCTGTACGCTCCTCTCTACGGCTGGAGTGCCAGAGCGGCGACGGTGGTGCTTACGACGTCGGAAGCGGCGCGGCGCGACATAGTCGCTGCCTGGAATGTAGAGGGCGAAAAGATTCGAGTGACACCGCTCGCGGCCGCAACCTCTTTCGCGCCGCTTGGCGACTCAGCGGACCGTGGTGAGCTACGCGCGACGATGTTGGGCGAAGACGTTCCGTATTTCCTTATTGTGGGTAAGGCAACCGGTCGACGAAACATCCCGGAGTTGATGCGCGGGTTTCTCGCGTTCAAGCGGCAGACCACCCTTCCCCATCGCCTCCTGGTTACCGGACCCGACTACTCGATCGAGCTGGCTCGCCGGACCGCCGACGAAATAGGCGTAGGCGATGACGTCATGACACGGCCATACGTTCGGGATGACGAACTCAACGTGTTGTACAATTGTGCCGAGGCGTTCATCACCCCGTCGGTCTATGAGAATGGATCGCTCCCGGTTTTCGAGGCGCAGGCCGCTGGCACACCGGTGATCTCAGTGGATACGGACGGCACTCGAGAGGTGACTGGAGGGGCCGCTCTTTTCATGTCGGCATTGACTGCGCACGAGGTTGCAAATGCGTTGTCGACCATAGCCGGCGATCTGGAACTGCGACGCGACCTCTCCCTGCGCGGACTTGCAAACTCCAGGCAGTATTCATGGGAGCGGTGCGCACGCGAAACGCTCGACGCCTGCTATGACGCTGCGCAGATGCATCGTTCGTGA
- a CDS encoding NAD(P)-dependent oxidoreductase, which yields MPDQSTGAGTILFGGSGFLGPYILENYPDVISIGRTQPTTKNRHIHIDSLANLDVLRDVEFDKVIYIIGNTDHYSLEQETLSPGEPTAFDYHLFPTVQVMEQLKQYPIRKLIHFSTILLYDRNRITLPVSETAPIDPYRTRYVLSKYMSEEACKFYSAWIPIVNVRLSNIYGPTRLRRFDLIHVLIRQLLETRRGSVWTTKPERDFIYVEDVAHAVMQLLESDYTGTINLGTGTATRVKAVVDVLEELSGTKIEDQNLDVSGPMRFQCDMTTVNRIIDWEPRYTMNEGIRRTWSMMKSWSGS from the coding sequence ATGCCGGATCAATCAACAGGCGCGGGCACGATTCTCTTCGGTGGAAGCGGCTTTCTCGGGCCGTACATTCTCGAGAACTATCCGGACGTCATTTCAATTGGGAGGACGCAGCCGACGACGAAGAATCGCCATATCCATATCGATAGTCTGGCGAATCTCGATGTTCTGCGCGACGTAGAGTTCGACAAGGTCATATACATCATCGGCAACACGGACCATTACAGTCTGGAGCAGGAGACCCTGTCTCCGGGCGAGCCGACGGCCTTCGACTATCACCTCTTCCCAACCGTTCAGGTGATGGAGCAGCTCAAGCAGTATCCGATCAGGAAGCTGATCCACTTCTCGACAATCCTGCTTTACGACCGGAATCGGATCACGCTCCCGGTGTCAGAAACGGCGCCAATCGATCCGTATCGCACGCGCTACGTGCTCAGCAAGTACATGAGCGAGGAAGCCTGCAAGTTCTACTCGGCCTGGATTCCGATCGTCAACGTCCGGCTTTCGAACATCTATGGCCCTACACGTTTACGCCGTTTCGATCTCATCCATGTGCTCATCAGGCAGCTTCTGGAGACGAGGCGCGGCTCGGTGTGGACGACCAAACCCGAAAGAGACTTCATCTACGTCGAGGACGTTGCCCACGCCGTGATGCAGCTTCTCGAGTCCGACTATACGGGCACCATCAACCTCGGGACCGGAACTGCAACACGGGTGAAGGCTGTTGTCGACGTGCTCGAGGAGCTGAGCGGCACCAAAATAGAGGATCAGAATCTGGACGTCAGCGGGCCGATGCGCTTCCAGTGCGACATGACGACAGTGAACCGGATAATCGACTGGGAGCCACGGTACACCATGAACGAAGGTATCCGCCGAACGTGGTCGATGATGAAATCATGGTCAGGAAGCTGA